The sequence TGTTTTTCCCAGTGTATTCATTGATTTTCTGTGCCATATTTGATTTATCAAAACCTGTAACGTAAGCCAAAAAATCGCGCTTCATCGGCACACCAATCATTTCAATATTCAATTGCGTGTACAAATTAAAATCTCTCTTTTTTAATTTTGGAACTAGACTTTTAGATCCCAACAAACCTTTTTCTTCTCCCGCAAAAAACACAATAAGAATACTGCGTTTATTCGATTTTGTCTTTGCAAAATATTTCGCCATCTGAGCAACTGCGGTTACACCCGAAGCATCATCGTTGGCGCCATTATTAATTTTATCAGTCTGTTGTTTTGTATCCAGACCGATATGATCATAATGTGCGCTCAAAACCACAAATTCCTTTTTCAAGACAGGATCTGTTCCTTCTAAAACACCCACAATATTATACGCCGGAGATTTAAAATTCGTTAAAGTATCACGATACGATGCAAAATAAGGTTTGATTTTATTCTTCTTAAAAAAGTCTTCTAAAAAAACTGCCGCTTTTTCAATCCCTTTTGTTCCAGTTTCGCGTCCTTCTAATTCATCTGAAGAAAGATATTTTAAAAAATCAGAAACTTCGGTTTGCGAAACTTTATAATTTACGTCATTTACTTTAGAAGTATTTGATTTACATCCAAATAAAATAAACGGAAGAAGAAAGTATAGTTTTTTCATAAAAGTTTGTTTTTTTGGGTTTGAAATTTAGGTTATGGAAAAGTAATAAAAAAACCCTTCCGAAGCTGCAAAAGCCGAAAGGGTTTCATTTTTATTGAATTAAAATCTAATTATCCCGCGATAACTGATCTTGAAATTACTATTTTTTGAATCTCAGAAGTTCCTTCATAAATCTGAGTAATTTTAGCGTCGCGCATCATACGTTCCACATGATATTCTTTCACATATCCATTTCCTCCGTGAATTTGAACCGCTTCAACAGCCGTATCCATTGCTACTTGTGAAGCAAATAATTTTGCCATTGCACCACTCACATCATAGTTTTTACCTTGATCTTTATCCCAAGCCGCTTTCATACATAAATGACGTGCTGCTTCGATATTCACCGCCATATCTGCCAATTTGAAAGCAATTGCTTGATGATTGCAGATTTCAGTTCCGAATGCTTTTCTTTCTTTAGAATATTTCAAAGCCAATTCATAAGCGCCAGAAGCGATTCCTAAAGCTTGAGAAGCAATTCCGATTCTTCCTCCAGCCAACGTTTTCATTGCAAATTTGAATCCGAAACCATCTTCTCCAATTCTGTTTTCTTTTGGCACTTTTACATCACTAAACATTAAAGAATGCGTATCAGAACCACGGATTCCCATTTTTTGTTCTTTTGGACCAATAGAAAAACCTGGCATATCTTTGGTCATGATCAAAGCATTGATTCCTTTATGTTTTTTTTCTGGATGCGTTTGAGCAATTACTAAATATACTGAAGCCGTGTTTCCATTTGTAATCCAGTTTTTTGTTCCGTTTACCAAATAGTGATCTCCCATATCAACAGCAGTAGTTTTTTGAGAAGTCGCGTCACTTCCAGCTTCTGGCTCGCTTAAACAAAATGCTCCATGAATTTGCCCCGAAGCTAAGCCTGGTAAATATTTTTGTTTTTGTTCTTCGGTTCCAAATTCTTGAAGCCCCCAACAAACTAATGAATTGTTAACAGACATTACCACAGAAGCCGATGCATCAACTTTAGAAATTTCTTCCATAGCAATTACGTATGAAATAGCATCAAGTCCGCTTCCACCGTATTTTGGGTCAACCATCATTCCCATAAATCCAAGCTCGCCCATTTTTTTGATTTGCTCAGTTGGAAAAATTTGTTTTTCGTCACGTTCAATAACTCCAGGCAATAATTCGTTTTGAGCAAAATCTCTTGCTGCTTGCTGAATCATCAAATGCTCTTCGGTAAGATTAAAATCCATAATGTAGTTAGTTTATTGTTTTTCTAAATCCATAATCAAATTGTCGAAAATGGAAATAATTTGTTTTTGTATTTTTTTGTTTTTTGCTTATAAAGGCTTCCAAAGATAATTTTTAAAACCCAAATTAACAATGCGTGCATATAAAATTAATAGATAATCAATAATCACGATAACGTTTTCGTAATAATTCTGATTTTTGAGCAGACAAGCATCAATTTGGCAAAGTTTTTTCTAAAATTTAAGAAGATAATTGTCGATAAAAATGCCCTTTTATTTCAAATTTTAGAAAATTACTGACTAAAAAAAGCGCAACCGATTCGGGAACACGCAAATGTACGTAAAGCAAGTCTTACTAAATTGATTATGAAAGAAATACATTTTGAAAAATTGCAATACTTTGCTAAAAAACATCTATTTTTAGAGAGCAAAATTTAGAAATTAAAAGTATTTTTGCCAAAAAACAAAAATTATCGATAGAAGTATGAAAAAGATTTTACTATTATTTGCATTCGTATTTAGTGTGCTATTTTCGACTGTTTCTGCGCAAACTCAATTAGATGTTAATGGCGTTACAGTTCCAAGAAAAATTGAGATTCAAAATAAAACAATGCAGCTAAACGGTGCCGGCGGAAGATCAAAAATGTGGTTGGAAGTTTATGTTCAGGCACTTTATTTATCACAATTAAGCCAAGACCCAAAATTCATTATCGATAGTGATACTGAAATGGCAATCAGAATTGAAATTACCTCATCGATGGTTTCTTCAAACAAATTGACAAAAGCGATGAATACAGGTTTTGAAAAATCTGCAGGGAGCAATCTTGAGGCTTTGCGCCCAAGAATTGAGCAGTTCAAAACATATTTAAGCGATGCCATTACAGAAAAGGATGTTTTCATTTTATTCTACAATCCGCTTGATCAAACGGTTAATGTAATCAAAAACGATGTTCCAAAAGGAAAAATTACAGGATTTGATTTTAAACAAGCATTATTCGGAATCTGGCTTTCAGACAAACCAGTTGATGAAACTTTGAAAAAACACTTATTAGGAATATAATTCAAATTTCCTTAAAAATATTCGAATTCCGAAAGCCGAAAACCTTATCGTTTTCGGCTTTCTTTTTTTTCTTTCATTAAATTTGCAATAAAATACATTATTCGCATTATTCTATTTTATACTTTTACGCAAAATAAACATATCTCAACAAAATGAAAGATTTATTACAGCAATTTGAAAATAAGGAACCTGAAATTGTTTTTAACTGGA comes from Flavobacterium sp. KACC 22761 and encodes:
- a CDS encoding M28 family peptidase; this encodes MKKLYFLLPFILFGCKSNTSKVNDVNYKVSQTEVSDFLKYLSSDELEGRETGTKGIEKAAVFLEDFFKKNKIKPYFASYRDTLTNFKSPAYNIVGVLEGTDPVLKKEFVVLSAHYDHIGLDTKQQTDKINNGANDDASGVTAVAQMAKYFAKTKSNKRSILIVFFAGEEKGLLGSKSLVPKLKKRDFNLYTQLNIEMIGVPMKRDFLAYVTGFDKSNMAQKINEYTGKNTIGFLPKEAEYKLFYRSDNYSFFEAFGKPCQSISTFDFENFEFYHHVSDEFKVMNIPHITAFVQELLPAVTQITITPTEEITMN
- a CDS encoding acyl-CoA dehydrogenase: MDFNLTEEHLMIQQAARDFAQNELLPGVIERDEKQIFPTEQIKKMGELGFMGMMVDPKYGGSGLDAISYVIAMEEISKVDASASVVMSVNNSLVCWGLQEFGTEEQKQKYLPGLASGQIHGAFCLSEPEAGSDATSQKTTAVDMGDHYLVNGTKNWITNGNTASVYLVIAQTHPEKKHKGINALIMTKDMPGFSIGPKEQKMGIRGSDTHSLMFSDVKVPKENRIGEDGFGFKFAMKTLAGGRIGIASQALGIASGAYELALKYSKERKAFGTEICNHQAIAFKLADMAVNIEAARHLCMKAAWDKDQGKNYDVSGAMAKLFASQVAMDTAVEAVQIHGGNGYVKEYHVERMMRDAKITQIYEGTSEIQKIVISRSVIAG
- a CDS encoding chalcone isomerase family protein gives rise to the protein MKKILLLFAFVFSVLFSTVSAQTQLDVNGVTVPRKIEIQNKTMQLNGAGGRSKMWLEVYVQALYLSQLSQDPKFIIDSDTEMAIRIEITSSMVSSNKLTKAMNTGFEKSAGSNLEALRPRIEQFKTYLSDAITEKDVFILFYNPLDQTVNVIKNDVPKGKITGFDFKQALFGIWLSDKPVDETLKKHLLGI